A region from the Anomaloglossus baeobatrachus isolate aAnoBae1 chromosome 11, aAnoBae1.hap1, whole genome shotgun sequence genome encodes:
- the LOC142256457 gene encoding chemerin-like receptor 1, whose amino-acid sequence MENNTTAYPISGTPLLNGTSTNPTDYYDDYNDVHYVLSSIDYFVLVMYSLTFLLGTLGNSLIIWFAIFRMKMTINVIWFLNLSIVDFIFILFLPLRLIYLANNFNWLFGHFMCKLSSMVVFINLYVSVFLLAIISMDRCASVIFPVWCRNHRTPRLALIVVMTVWILAILFSIPYFIFRDTFEGKSFVVCYTNFELEDSEDIGIYRHRVTVIIRFIVGFCIPFIIIVMCYSLLAVRIRRKNMATSSKPFKVIIAVIIALFICWAPFHIFAILEFHSFAHDDYFVLRGLRFGVPIATSLPAFMNSCVNPFLYVFIGRDFRDKFWKSFQNILEKSFS is encoded by the coding sequence ATGGAGAACAACACAACAGCATATCCGATCTCCGGTACTCCACTCTTGAATGGCACTTCTACTAATCCCACTGATTATTATGATGACTATAATGATGTACACTATGTATTGTCCTCTATTGATTActttgttctggtgatgtattctttgACTTTTCTACTGGGAACTCTCGGAAACAGCCTGATTATCTGGTTTGCAATCTTCAGGATGAAGATGACAATCAACGTCATTTGGTTCCTTAATTTATCAATCGTTGACTTCATCTTCATATTATTTCTCCCCTTGCGCCTCATCTATCTGGCTAATAATTTCAACTGGCTGTTTGGACACTTCATGTGCAAGTTGAGCAGTATGGTGGTTTTCATCAACCTATATGTAAGCGTCTTCCTGCTCGCCATCATCAGTATGGACCGTTGTGCCTCTGTCATCTTCCCGGTTTGGTGTCGAAATCACCGAACTCCAAGATTGGCCTTAATCGTTGTCATGACTGTTTGGATCCTGGCCATTTTATTTAGCATACCATATTTTATATTTCGAGATACTTTTGAGGGTAAAAGCTTTGTTGTTTGTTATACCAACTTTGAACTTGAAGACTCTGAAGACATTGGTATTTACCGCCACAGAGTGACAGTGATAATAAGATTCATTGTAGGATTTTGTATTCCTTTCATCATCATTGTCATGTGTTACTCTCTACTTGCCGTACGTATCAGAAGAAAGAACATGGCCACCTCATCCAAGCCCTTCAAAGTCATAATTGCTGTGATAATTGCCTTATTCATCTGTTGGGCTCCTTTTCATATTTTTGCCATTCTAGAATTTCATTCATTTGCTCATGATGATTATTTTGTACTTCGTGGACTTCGCTTTGGGGTTCCAATCGCCACCAGCCTGCCGGCCTTCATGAACAGCTGCGTCAATCCTTTTCTCTATGTATTTATTGGTCGAGACTTTAGGGATAAATTCTGGAAGTCTTTCCAGAACATATTGGAAAAATCTTTCAGTTAA